Proteins co-encoded in one Arachis hypogaea cultivar Tifrunner chromosome 11, arahy.Tifrunner.gnm2.J5K5, whole genome shotgun sequence genomic window:
- the LOC112723301 gene encoding uncharacterized protein, whose translation MLESELHDLSDDADYAASQQQGSASVMLRSDSTKVSSPHERDDAEIVFSKDNVAIHPTQFASERISGRLKLFKQGTSLFMTWVPYKGHSSEASLSEKVRSLYTIRAVPFTDIRSIRRHTPALGWQYIIVVLSSGLAYPPLYFYSGGVKEFLATIKQHVLLLRSGEDANVFLVNDSHHTLQRTLSSLELPRAVSVACGPSVDETNLNENQERTDSGANNLSASVPQFHGRPKHKAHDPRDLSIQVLEKFSLVTRFARETTSQLFGENQNNGFSGYERSTQIQPNLDQPKKSTDIAENVPAENPVIPDPKALDKLSLVWGKPRQPPLDSQEWMTFLDSEGRVTDSEALRKRIFYGGLEHNLRKEVWGLILGYYSYDSTYAEREFLKSVKKSEYETIKNQWQSISKAQAKRFTKFRERKGLIEKDVVRTDRSLAFYEGDDNPNIILMRDILLTYSFYNFDLGYCQGMSDLLSPILFVMGDESEAFWCFVALLERLGPNFNRDQNGMHSQLFALSKLVELLDCPLHNYFKQHDCLNYFFCFRWILIQFKREFEFEKIMRLWEVLWTHYPSEHLHLYVCVALLKQHRNKIMWEGMDFDNLLKFINELSGQIDLDATLRDAEALCICAGENGAACIPPGTPPSMPIDDGSFYNQLDDEVL comes from the exons ATGTTAGAATCGGAGCTTCACGATTTATCCGACGACGCCGATTACGCCGCTTCGCAGCAACAA GGTTCTGCTAGCGTCATGCTGCGAAGCGACAGTACTAAGGTGAGCTCGCCTCATGAGCGGGACGATGCTGAGATTGTGTTTTCGAAGGACAATGTGGCAATTCATCCAACGCAGTTTGCATCAGAAAGAATTAGTGGAAGGCTGAAGCTGTTTAAGCAAGGCACTTCCTTGTTCATG ACTTGGGTTCCTTACAAAGGCCATAGCTCAGAGGCGAGCCTTTCTGAGAAAG TGAGAAGCCTTTACACCATAAGAGCGGTGCCCTTCACTGACATTAGGTCCATCCGGAGGCATACGCCTGCACTTGGATGGCAATATATCATTGTTGTTCTATCATCAG GACTTGCTTATCCTCCACTGTACTTCTATAGTGGAGGAGTCAAAGAATTCCTTGCTACAATTAAGCAACATGTTCTTCTTCTGAG ATCCGGAGAAGATGCAAATGTGTTCCTTGTGAATGATTCTCATCATACACTGCAG AGGACTTTGTCTTCTTTGGAGCTGCCTAGGGCTGTTTCTGTTGCATGTGGACCTTCAGTTGATGAAACAAATTTGAATGAGAACCAAGAAAGGACTGATAGTGGTGCCAATAATCTAAGTGCCAGTGTTCCTCAATTCCATGGTAGACCAAAACATAAAGCTCATGATCCTCGGGACCTTTCTATTCAAGTGTTAGAGAAGTTCTCTCTTGTAACAAGATTTGCTCGTGAAACAACATCTCAACTCTTTGGTGAAAACCAGAATAATGGGTTCAGTGGCTATGAAAGGAGCACCCAAATCCAGCCTAACCTTGATCAGCCTAAGAAATCTACCGATATTGCTGAAAATGTTCCTGCTGAAAATCCTGTTATCCCAGATCCTAAGGCG CTGGATAAATTATCGCTAGTATGGGGAAAACCACGTCAACCCCCATTAGATTCTCAAGAG TGGATGACTTTCTTGGATTCTGAAGGGAGAGTGACAGATTCAGAAGCTTTGAGAAAGAGAATATTTTATGGTGGACTTGAGCACAATTTACGAAAAGAG GTTTGGGGCTTGATTTTGGGATACTATTCATATGACTCAACATATGCAGAGAGAGAATTCCTGAAGTCAGTTAAGAAGTCGGAGTATGAAACTATAAAGAACCAGTGGCAG AGTATCTCCAAGGCACAGGCtaaaagatttacaaaattcagggAAAGGAAAGGTCTTATTGAGAAGGATGTG GTGAGAACTGATAGATCGCTTGCTTTCTATGAAGGGGATGATAATCCAAATATCATTCTTATGCGCGATATCTTGTTGACATATTCATTCTACAACTTCGATCTAGGTTATTGTCAG GGAATGAGCGATCTTTTGTCTCCGATATTGTTTGTGATGGGTGATGAATCAGAGGCATTTTGGTGTTTTGTTGCTCTACTGGAGCGTCTTGGACCGAACTTTAATCGTGACCAAAATGGCATGCACTCTCAACTGTTTGCATTATCtaag TTGGTGGAGCTACTGGATTGTCCATTGCATAACTATTTCAAGCAGCACGACTGCCTGaattatttcttctgttttcgtTGGATTTTGATCCAATTTAAAAG GGAGTTTGAGTTCGAAAAAATAATGCGGTTGTGGGAAGTGTTGTGGACACACTATCCATCTGAGCATCTGCACCTTTATGTATGTGTGGCTCTCTTGAAACAACACCGTAATAAGATAATGTGGGAAGGAATGGACTTCGACAACCTTCTCAAGTTTATAAATGAACTTAGCGGTCAAATTGACCTCGATGCAACCCTCAGGGATGCCGAGGCTCTCTGCATATGTGCCGGCGAGAACGGTGCAGCTTGTATACCGCCTGGAACCCCACCATCCATGCCCATTGATGACGGTTCTTTCTATAACCAGCTAGATGACGAAGTTCTGTAA